The Bernardetia sp. ABR2-2B DNA window CAATTTTTTTATAACAGACAGAACCATTAATCTCTTCATATTTTGGATTAACAGGAAATACTTCTCCTTTATAATCTAATAAAGTTAGGTTTTCGAATAATCGTTTTCCTAAAGCTCCCTCCCTTTTACTTGCTCCAACAACAGCAATCGTTTTGGGATGAAAAAGAGCTTCCATTTTACTTTTATCGTAAGAAGGATGAAAATGGTGCGCCGAAACGCCCTCGCCCCAAGAGCGAATACCTTCTAAAACTCGTTCTAAAATACGTTGAAAAGAATGCTGCATAACAGTTTGGATTCCGATAGCCAACTGATTGGCTAGGTAATTATAGTTTCTTTTTAAAGGTAGAAAAGAATTTGTTTTTTTACGATTATAGGTCTCAAAATTATTTATTTTATTTTGAGCTATTTGTGATGATTTAGATGGTTTGAATTCTCTTCTCTTTGATTCTTTATTACTCAAATATACAACAGGCATCTGTAAAAAATGTAATGTAAACAGATAAAATTAAAAAAATTGTTGTGTGTTTTTGTTAGCGCAAAATCTTGTTCCAATTGGTTCGAATCAAAATCTTGCTTTGAAAGTAGATGAAATAAAACTATTATTTTGTAAGAAAAATATAAAAATCAAGCTTGTATCTAGTATAGGGTTTAAACAAAGCTAAATAAATATTTTACAAAATAACACCTCTTACTATTAAAATTATGTTAAAAAATGACCAATAGTCATATTAACCGTTTTTAAAAAATAAGCCATAAAAACTCAAAAACAACTTTCTTGATTATTGGAACGTTAGTTTTTTGCTTTAATTCAATTAAAAGTATATTTTTATTGAATTTTTTGGCTGTTTTTGCTACTTATAGAATTAGAAACGTTATTTTTGCAAATAAGTTTTTTTACCGTATAAAAAACGTGTAAATTAATTATTAACAAATTACTACCAAAAAAAATGACTACAATTCAGAAAACAAATAACGAGTCCATTGTATTGGCTATCATCGAAATAGCTGCACAAATGCTTAAAAAAGGTTCAAATCTTACTAACATCGTTGGCTTGACAACCCAACAATGGATGGTTCTTTTATATATACAAGGAGATACAAACATTCCTTATGCAGAAGAGCGACTTCAACAAGGGGGTATTTTGGCTTCAGATATTGCAGAAGCATTAAACGTTTCTCGTCCTAATATTACAAATTTAATACAAGTATTGGCTGACAAAGGATTAATAAAGCAAGATAAAGACCCAAGAGATAAACGCAGAAAAGTATTAGTATTGACAAGAAAAGGCAGAGATGCTATCGGAAAAGTAGCTCCTTTGAGAGAAAATGCAAATATGAGATTACTGTATGACTTTAGTGAAGACGAAAAAGAAGATTTCCTTGCAAAGCTAATGCACTGTCTTGACCGTTTGCATGGAAGAATATAAATCTATTGACATTCTAAATCTTTGAAAACAAAATTTTAACTGTTTATGAGTAAATCATTTAATAATAAAGTTGTTATAATTACGGGAGGCACTTCTGGAATTGGTAGAGCCTGTGCAGAAGCCTTTGGAAATCAAGGCGCAAAAGTAGTTATTACAGGCAGAAATATAGAAAAACTAAAAGAAGCACAGATTTTTTTAGAAAATCAAAATATAGAAGTTTTGCCCCTTCAATTAGATGTCAGCAAAGAAGAAGACAATAAAAAATTAGCAGAAAAAACAATTGAAAAGTTTGGAAAACTAGATATTTTGATAAATAATGCTGGTATTTCGATGCGTGCTTTATTCAAAGATTTAGATGTAGATGTCTTGAAAAGATTGATGGATATTAATTTTTGGGGAACTGTGTATGCAACCAAATACTGTATTCCTCATATCATAAAAACACAAGGTTCGATAGTGGGAGTTTCATCTATTGCAGGTTTTAGGGGACTACCAGCTCGTACTGGGTATTCGGCTTCTAAGTTTGCGATGCAAGGTTTTTTGGAAGCTCTTCGAACAGAGATGAAAGCTGAAAATGTACACGTTTTGATTGCTTGTCCAGGATATACTTCTTCTAATATCAGAAACACAGCACTTTTGCAAGACGGTAGCAAACAAGGAAGCTCTCCTAAAGATGAAGGAAAAATGATGAGTTCGGAAGAGTGCGCCAATCATATTTTGAAAGCTACAAAAAAACGAAAAAATATTTTAATATTGACCTTACAAGGGAAAATAACGGTATTTTTGAATAAACTATTTCCTTCTTTTATGGATAAGTTGGTCTTAAATGCGATTGCAAAAGAAGGGGAAATTCCTAAATAAAGTAAGATTTTAGAAGTAAACTCCAATGAAAAATATAATTGAATTAGCTTTTTTGACTTTTGATTCTAACTTCAGAAATCTGACTTCTAAATTTATTACTCTTTATGGTCAAAATATATTTGTGTTTCCCTGTGTTCTTTAATGAATTCAGCATTTAAAGTATATCTTGCATTTCATTTATTAAACAAAAAAATGTACCTTTGCAAATCATTGTCTTTGCTTTTAAATTAATTAGACTTATTTTATGAATTATGGTAAAATAAAGAAATTGATTTAAGACAGACATTCCAAAACTCATTCTACAATCACCTGAGTCCCAAACCGATTTTATGGAACAACCTACTCCAGTAGCTAAACGAATAGATGCCCTAGTAAAACTTCAAGAAGTTGATTCTAAATTAGATGAATTACGTAAGATAAAAGGCGATTTGCCCGAAGAAGTCCAAGATTTAGAGGACGAAATAGAAGGATATCAAACACGAATTACAAAGTTTGAAGCTGAAAAGAAATCACTTACAGACCTTGAAGCAACACAAGATAACTCTATTAAAGACCACAAAAAATTAATCGTAAAATACGAAGAACAGCAAATGGACGTTCGCAATGACCGTGAATTCCAAGCTATTGCTCGTGAAATAGAAAATCAACAACTTGATATTCGTCTTGCTGAAAAGGCTGTTAGAGATACACAGTATAAAGTAGAGCGCAAACAAAAGCAAATTGAAGAGACAAGGGCTACTTTAGAAGAGCGTAAAAAAGATTTAGAAAATAAAAAGAACGAGCTAGAAGGTATCGTTAAGGAAAGTGAAGAAGAAGAAGCAAAATTAATGAAAGAGCGTGAAAAACGTAAAAAGAATGTTGCTGATAATTTATACTTATCCTACGAACGTATTCGTGAAAATGCTCGTAATGGTCTTGCTGTCGTGAATGTAAAACGTAATGCGTGTGGTGGCTGTTTTAATATTGTTCCTCCACAACGTCAAGTTGATATTAAAGAAAGAAAAAAACTAGTAGTCTGTGAACATTGTGGACGTGTTTTCGCTGATGTGGAAGCTGTTGAAGTCGTAGAGAAAAAACGTACTACTCGTCGTAAGCGTGTTACTAAAAAAGACAAAGAAGCAGCAGAAAAAGCAAAAGCTGAAAAAGCTGCAAAAAAAGCAAAATAATATTTATGTCCTTTGTTTTAAAAATCCTTATTTTGTTTATAAACAAAATAAGGATTTTTTTGATGGTTTAGTCTTCCAACTCTTCAAGTTCCTTTAATTCTTCCTTTAGCTCTTCTACGTAGTTTCCATACAGATTTTTGATATACCATTTTATCACAAAATAATAAGCAGGAAGAGCAACTAAGGCAACTCCTCCAATTAAAAGTAGTCTAGTAATTGTAAAATCTTCAGAAGATACATTTTTCCATAGTAAGGGCAGTACAGCAGCAAAAATACCTAATACCAATGAACCATATAAATATACTTTTAAGTATAAATCTAGTGTCGAAATAAGTTGATATAGTGTTTGTTTTAGGTTTTTTTGTAAATCTACTTTTCTAATCTTTAGATATTTGAAAGCGTACCAAATCAAGGAGACTATCATAACAAAACTCAAATAGGGAATAAGGAAAGGTGAGTAGAACCATTCTTTATTAAGCATAAAAAAAACACTCAACACAACAACAAGACTTGATTCTATTAGAATACTACGCTTGATTTTAGAAATACTATCATTTGCTTTTCCTTTTAATAGTTTTCTAATTTGTTCCTTTTCAAGAACAGGTTCTGGGCTTGTTTGGAGCGTTTGCCAAGTAGATTTTAGATTGTCTATATCCATTTTAGATTGTGCTTATCTTTTATAAAATGATAGAAATATTTTTTAGTAGTTAGAGTATTTTGATTTATTGAGGTAGTTTTTCTAACGTTTGTTTTAATTTTTTCTTTATCCGATTAATTTTTACGCCTACATTCGTTTTGGTAATACCTATAATTTCGGCAATTTCATCATAACTTTTTTCTTCAAGATAAAGCATAATAATACCCTTTTCTACCTTTGATAATTTTTGAATTGCCTTTTGAAGATTTTTGAGTTGTTCTTCCTTATCAGTATCAGGAGGAGTATCAGGAAATTGAAGGGTCGAATCTGAAATAGAAAATTCTGAAGGTTTGCGCTTCACTTTTCGCAGACGTGCAATAGCTGTATTGAGTGCAATGCGATACATCCAAGTAGAAATTTTGGAATCTCCTCTAAACTTTGGATAGGAT harbors:
- a CDS encoding MarR family transcriptional regulator yields the protein MTTIQKTNNESIVLAIIEIAAQMLKKGSNLTNIVGLTTQQWMVLLYIQGDTNIPYAEERLQQGGILASDIAEALNVSRPNITNLIQVLADKGLIKQDKDPRDKRRKVLVLTRKGRDAIGKVAPLRENANMRLLYDFSEDEKEDFLAKLMHCLDRLHGRI
- a CDS encoding SDR family oxidoreductase, translated to MSKSFNNKVVIITGGTSGIGRACAEAFGNQGAKVVITGRNIEKLKEAQIFLENQNIEVLPLQLDVSKEEDNKKLAEKTIEKFGKLDILINNAGISMRALFKDLDVDVLKRLMDINFWGTVYATKYCIPHIIKTQGSIVGVSSIAGFRGLPARTGYSASKFAMQGFLEALRTEMKAENVHVLIACPGYTSSNIRNTALLQDGSKQGSSPKDEGKMMSSEECANHILKATKKRKNILILTLQGKITVFLNKLFPSFMDKLVLNAIAKEGEIPK
- a CDS encoding C4-type zinc ribbon domain-containing protein, with the protein product MEQPTPVAKRIDALVKLQEVDSKLDELRKIKGDLPEEVQDLEDEIEGYQTRITKFEAEKKSLTDLEATQDNSIKDHKKLIVKYEEQQMDVRNDREFQAIAREIENQQLDIRLAEKAVRDTQYKVERKQKQIEETRATLEERKKDLENKKNELEGIVKESEEEEAKLMKEREKRKKNVADNLYLSYERIRENARNGLAVVNVKRNACGGCFNIVPPQRQVDIKERKKLVVCEHCGRVFADVEAVEVVEKKRTTRRKRVTKKDKEAAEKAKAEKAAKKAK
- a CDS encoding sigma-70 family RNA polymerase sigma factor, yielding MDKDKDFVAFIQKHQGIIHKVCRMYCDSDDDRQDLFQEVLFQLWKSYPKFRGDSKISTWMYRIALNTAIARLRKVKRKPSEFSISDSTLQFPDTPPDTDKEEQLKNLQKAIQKLSKVEKGIIMLYLEEKSYDEIAEIIGITKTNVGVKINRIKKKLKQTLEKLPQ